Proteins from a single region of Pseudomonas quebecensis:
- the gpJ gene encoding TipJ family phage tail tip protein yields the protein MGAAQKLDIYGAKGGSEKPKTPTEAPDSLRSIAIAKMLIAIGEGEFEGTPTARDIFLDNTPLQDAQGNMNFPNVKWEWRTGAVDQSYIQGIPSIENETTISTELRSGTPWVRAINNTQLSAVRVRFAWSALQSVDASGNINGYRIEYKVELATDGGAYQQVLSEAVDGKTTSLYERTRRIDLPKATTGWLMRITRLTINKNNNKISDTMQIAGFTEVIDAKIRYPNTALLYIEFSAEQFRSIPAVTVETKLKKMQVPSNYDPVSRTYSGVWDGTFKQAWTDNAVWMTYDITTADRFGLGRRIKPWMVDKWELYRISQYCDQLVPDGKGGQEPRFICNLNLQSKADAWSLLRDISTIYRGMTYWAQGQVFTLADMPRATDFDFAYTKANVIDGKFTYSSASERTRYTRALISYDNPLNNYDTDVTAVTDQKLQRRYGDNPLEISAIGCTRESEAQRRGKWALLTNSKDRAVTFKVGLDGRIPLPGYVIPIADELLAGRPVGGRISAVNGKVITLDRDTQAKPGDRLILNLPDGKCEGRTVQFVSGRQVTVTVAYSVPPERELVWALDADDLAIPLYRVVSVARPEPGVFEISAVQYDPSKFAHIDTGARLEERPISVIPITVVPAPASVTLTSSYAVNQGIAISTMNISWPAVTGAVAYDVEWRKDNGNWIKVQRTGSTSVDVTGIYSGAYLARVRAVSAFDISSVWKNSVLTDLQGKVGLPPAVSSLTTKSELFGISIKWGFPAGAEDTQRTELWYGPANNLAAATKLADLAYPQADYRMQSLLAGATLFFWARLVDRTGNIGPFYPVVNGVMGQASSDAGPILEQIKGQIYETALGQHLKDRIDLIDGNGPGSVNGRIDAAKDELEQLIGEVVDALEYVPSKAYALNDIVRVGQHLYQANGAVPANNPPPNATYWTDIGTVTQTVNALVTQVQQNSATINQQGQDITAQASQLNAVKTTVNDPVTGVTATASGLSTLKTSVTTLDNKVTTTAQRVDGIYLQVNPPLQGDDSALMGSEASYVGVWSTQSALIEGDLAQGQRTDVVEASVAANAAAIVSEQTARINADGALSSSIETVKTTLNGNTAAIQTNATAIQAVNGKVTLNWSVRMQYETATGIYKYAGIGLGLENGPGGLQSQFVISADLFAIEQAGSVPFAVKGGQAFLKSAFIEDGTITNAKIGNYIQSNNYVAGQTGWKLFFDGTFEINSSLGVGQARQVINNSGGKVFDASGVKRYQWGDLDA from the coding sequence ATGGGCGCAGCACAGAAGCTCGATATTTACGGCGCCAAGGGTGGCTCCGAGAAGCCAAAAACGCCCACCGAGGCCCCTGACAGCCTGCGCTCTATCGCCATTGCCAAAATGCTAATCGCTATCGGTGAAGGAGAATTCGAAGGCACGCCTACCGCGCGCGATATCTTTCTCGACAACACCCCGCTGCAAGATGCCCAGGGAAACATGAACTTCCCGAACGTGAAGTGGGAGTGGCGCACCGGAGCGGTGGATCAGAGCTATATCCAGGGCATCCCCTCGATCGAGAATGAGACCACGATCAGTACCGAGCTGCGCAGCGGGACGCCATGGGTTCGCGCTATCAACAACACGCAGCTCTCTGCTGTTCGCGTGCGCTTCGCCTGGTCGGCACTTCAGTCTGTGGACGCCAGCGGCAACATTAACGGTTACCGGATTGAGTACAAAGTTGAGTTGGCCACCGACGGCGGCGCCTACCAACAGGTGCTTAGTGAAGCGGTCGACGGCAAGACCACCAGCCTTTACGAGCGCACCCGCCGCATTGATCTTCCCAAAGCAACAACCGGTTGGTTGATGCGTATCACGCGGCTGACCATCAACAAGAACAACAACAAAATCTCCGACACTATGCAGATCGCCGGCTTCACGGAGGTGATCGACGCGAAGATCCGCTACCCAAATACTGCGCTGCTCTACATCGAATTTTCAGCCGAACAGTTTCGCAGCATCCCAGCGGTGACCGTCGAGACAAAGCTGAAAAAGATGCAGGTACCGAGCAACTATGACCCGGTGTCACGCACCTACTCGGGCGTTTGGGACGGCACATTCAAGCAGGCTTGGACCGATAACGCGGTCTGGATGACCTACGACATTACAACCGCAGACCGCTTCGGCCTCGGCCGTCGCATCAAGCCGTGGATGGTGGACAAGTGGGAGCTGTATCGCATCTCGCAGTACTGCGACCAACTGGTGCCGGACGGGAAGGGTGGCCAGGAGCCGCGCTTCATCTGCAACCTGAACCTGCAGAGCAAGGCTGACGCCTGGTCGCTACTACGCGATATCTCGACCATTTACCGGGGTATGACCTATTGGGCCCAAGGCCAGGTTTTCACCTTGGCGGATATGCCGCGCGCCACCGACTTCGACTTCGCCTACACCAAGGCGAACGTCATCGATGGCAAGTTCACCTACTCCAGCGCATCGGAGCGCACCCGGTACACCAGAGCGCTGATCAGCTACGACAACCCACTGAACAATTACGACACAGACGTCACGGCGGTGACCGATCAGAAGCTGCAGCGCCGCTACGGCGACAATCCGCTGGAGATCAGTGCCATCGGCTGTACCCGCGAATCCGAGGCCCAGCGCCGAGGTAAGTGGGCGCTGCTCACCAACTCCAAGGACCGGGCCGTTACCTTCAAGGTCGGCCTGGACGGCCGTATCCCGCTGCCTGGATACGTGATCCCTATCGCGGACGAATTGCTGGCGGGGCGCCCCGTGGGTGGGCGTATCTCCGCAGTGAATGGCAAGGTCATCACGTTGGATCGGGATACCCAGGCCAAGCCCGGTGATCGCCTGATCCTCAACCTGCCAGACGGCAAGTGTGAGGGCCGGACCGTGCAATTTGTCAGCGGTCGGCAGGTCACCGTGACCGTTGCTTATTCCGTGCCGCCCGAGCGCGAACTGGTTTGGGCGCTGGATGCTGACGACCTTGCCATCCCGCTTTATCGCGTGGTCAGCGTGGCGCGGCCAGAGCCTGGCGTGTTCGAGATCTCGGCAGTTCAGTACGATCCGAGCAAGTTCGCTCACATCGACACTGGCGCGCGCTTGGAAGAGCGACCCATCAGCGTGATCCCGATCACCGTGGTTCCGGCGCCGGCAAGCGTCACGCTGACGTCGAGCTATGCCGTGAACCAGGGTATCGCCATCAGCACCATGAACATCTCATGGCCAGCCGTTACTGGCGCCGTGGCGTACGACGTGGAGTGGCGCAAGGACAACGGGAACTGGATCAAGGTGCAGCGCACGGGCTCGACGAGCGTCGACGTTACCGGCATCTACTCGGGCGCCTATCTGGCCCGTGTGCGCGCGGTGAGCGCGTTCGACATCTCGTCGGTGTGGAAAAACTCCGTCCTCACCGACCTTCAAGGGAAGGTTGGCCTGCCGCCGGCGGTGTCATCCCTGACCACCAAAAGCGAACTCTTCGGTATCAGCATCAAGTGGGGCTTCCCCGCCGGTGCCGAGGACACCCAGCGTACCGAGCTTTGGTATGGCCCGGCGAACAACCTGGCGGCGGCGACCAAGCTGGCCGATCTGGCGTATCCGCAGGCCGATTACCGCATGCAGTCGCTGCTGGCGGGCGCAACGCTGTTCTTCTGGGCGCGCCTGGTGGACCGTACCGGCAACATTGGGCCGTTCTATCCGGTTGTGAATGGCGTTATGGGCCAGGCCAGTTCGGATGCTGGGCCCATCCTTGAGCAGATCAAAGGGCAGATTTACGAAACCGCCCTGGGCCAGCACCTGAAGGACCGAATCGACCTGATCGACGGAAACGGACCAGGCTCGGTGAACGGTCGCATTGACGCGGCCAAGGATGAGCTGGAGCAGCTGATCGGGGAGGTGGTCGATGCGCTGGAGTACGTTCCATCCAAGGCGTACGCGCTGAACGACATCGTTCGCGTGGGCCAGCACTTGTACCAGGCCAACGGCGCGGTGCCGGCGAACAACCCGCCGCCGAACGCCACCTATTGGACCGACATTGGCACCGTCACGCAGACGGTCAACGCCCTGGTGACCCAGGTTCAGCAGAACTCGGCGACGATTAACCAGCAGGGCCAGGACATCACCGCCCAGGCCTCGCAGCTGAACGCGGTGAAAACCACGGTGAACGATCCTGTCACCGGCGTCACCGCCACGGCCAGCGGGCTTAGCACGCTCAAGACCTCGGTGACCACGCTCGACAACAAGGTCACCACCACGGCGCAACGGGTGGACGGCATTTACCTGCAGGTCAATCCGCCGCTTCAGGGTGACGACAGCGCGCTGATGGGCTCTGAGGCCAGCTACGTCGGTGTGTGGTCCACTCAGTCCGCGCTCATTGAGGGCGACCTGGCTCAGGGCCAGCGCACGGATGTGGTAGAGGCCAGCGTCGCAGCAAACGCCGCCGCCATCGTCAGCGAGCAAACTGCACGCATCAATGCCGACGGCGCCCTGTCGTCCAGCATCGAAACCGTTAAGACAACGCTCAACGGTAATACCGCAGCGATCCAAACCAACGCCACGGCTATCCAAGCCGTAAACGGAAAGGTGACGCTGAACTGGTCGGTGCGCATGCAGTACGAAACCGCCACTGGTATCTACAAGTATGCCGGCATCGGTCTCGGGCTTGAGAACGGCCCAGGAGGTCTTCAGAGCCAGTTCGTCATTAGCGCCGACTTGTTCGCTATTGAGCAGGCCGGCTCAGTTCCTTTCGCGGTGAAGGGGGGGCAGGCGTTTCTCAAGTCGGCATTCATTGAGGACGGAACGATCACGAATGCCAAGATCGGTAACTACATCCAGTCTAACAACTATGTCGCAGGGCAGACGGGATGGAAGTTGTTCTTCGACGGAACGTTTGAGATCAACAGTTCATTGGGAGTTGGCCAGGCTCGGCAGGTGATAAATAACTCGGGCGGCAAGGTCTTCGATGCATCTGGCGTGAAGCGCTATCAGTGGGGGGATCTTGACGCATGA
- a CDS encoding tail assembly protein, producing MQTSAINYQTMTTIRLHGQLRQFGKSFRLAVKSPAEAIKALCVQIPGFERFLSNAKSRGLEFAVFRDKRNISEKELAYHGAGDIRIAPVVVGSKRGGILQTIVGAILIVVGVVFAATPFGTPLIGAGIGLVAGGVIQMLSPQASGLKTSAAPENTPGYAFGSAKNTTASGNPVPLCYGKRRVGGAIISAAIYAEDQM from the coding sequence ATGCAGACCTCAGCGATCAACTACCAAACAATGACGACCATTCGCTTGCATGGACAGCTCCGGCAGTTCGGGAAGTCGTTCAGGCTTGCGGTGAAGTCGCCAGCCGAGGCCATCAAGGCGCTGTGCGTCCAGATCCCCGGCTTTGAGCGGTTTCTATCGAATGCTAAGTCACGCGGGCTTGAATTCGCGGTATTTCGCGACAAGCGCAACATTAGCGAGAAAGAACTGGCCTACCACGGCGCCGGGGATATTCGCATTGCCCCCGTAGTGGTAGGTAGCAAGCGTGGCGGCATTCTTCAGACAATTGTCGGCGCGATTCTGATTGTGGTTGGGGTGGTCTTTGCGGCCACGCCATTCGGTACTCCTCTTATTGGCGCCGGCATCGGGCTCGTTGCTGGCGGTGTTATCCAGATGCTTAGCCCTCAAGCCAGCGGCCTGAAGACTAGTGCTGCCCCCGAGAACACGCCCGGCTATGCCTTCGGCAGCGCCAAGAACACCACCGCATCCGGTAACCCGGTTCCGCTCTGCTATGGAAAGCGGCGAGTGGGCGGGGCGATCATCAGTGCTGCGATCTACGCCGAAGACCAGATGTAA
- a CDS encoding C40 family peptidase: MRKHIIAAIQAHAAAEYPRECCGLLVAAGRAQKYFPCWNIATEPNEEFRLDPEDYAAAEDLGEVIGIVHSHPDATSRPSSHDLAMCEATALPWHILSWPEGDVRTITPTGSPPLLKRPFVHGAWDCWQVCADWYAREWGLEFEAFQRTDGWWESAGNASLYEQNYEAAGFMRVDMPQRGDMIVMQVGRTAHPNHAGIYLGADPSLPGEESCVVGPGPFLLHHLYGRPSEIIVYGGPWHDRTRLILRHKDAKQST, from the coding sequence ATGCGTAAGCACATCATCGCGGCCATCCAGGCGCACGCGGCGGCGGAATATCCGCGTGAGTGCTGCGGCCTGCTGGTAGCCGCCGGGCGAGCACAAAAGTACTTCCCGTGCTGGAATATCGCTACGGAGCCGAACGAAGAGTTCCGGCTTGACCCAGAGGATTACGCCGCGGCGGAGGACTTGGGAGAGGTGATCGGCATCGTTCACTCACACCCGGACGCCACCAGCAGGCCGTCATCGCATGACTTGGCCATGTGCGAGGCCACGGCGTTGCCCTGGCACATTTTGTCGTGGCCCGAAGGCGACGTGCGCACGATCACGCCAACCGGCAGCCCGCCGCTACTCAAGCGCCCGTTCGTGCACGGCGCCTGGGACTGCTGGCAGGTTTGCGCTGATTGGTATGCCCGAGAGTGGGGTCTGGAATTCGAAGCCTTCCAGCGCACCGATGGCTGGTGGGAAAGCGCGGGTAACGCAAGCCTCTACGAGCAGAACTACGAGGCCGCCGGCTTCATGCGTGTCGACATGCCACAACGCGGCGACATGATCGTTATGCAGGTTGGCCGGACAGCCCATCCGAACCACGCTGGCATATACCTTGGCGCCGATCCATCGTTGCCTGGCGAGGAATCTTGCGTTGTCGGCCCAGGTCCGTTCCTGCTGCACCACCTATACGGCAGGCCGTCAGAAATTATCGTCTACGGCGGACCCTGGCATGACAGGACGCGCCTGATCCTCAGGCACAAAGACGCGAAACAATCAACATGA
- a CDS encoding phage minor tail protein L, which translates to MALITDIQKLEPGGEIRLFEIDGTEYGADYLRFHGHAIPHTPEELLAYEGSEEDLPAKSIIWQGQEYAAWPVQIEGISSSSDGTASRPTFAAGNVNGRVTALCLAFEDMLKFKLTVRETLAQYLDAANYPEGNPTADPTQEALEIWYIDQKTSEDGEAVVWELSSPGEIDNHGLPGRQMTTFCHWAMTNGYRGPDCGYTGAAMFDDEDNPTDDPALDQCKGCLSSCKLRFGENNELSFGGFPAVSLVSRS; encoded by the coding sequence ATGGCACTGATCACGGACATCCAGAAACTGGAGCCGGGCGGCGAGATTCGCCTGTTCGAAATTGACGGTACCGAGTACGGCGCCGATTACTTGCGCTTTCACGGTCACGCTATCCCGCACACGCCAGAAGAATTACTGGCCTATGAGGGTTCGGAAGAGGATCTGCCCGCCAAGTCGATTATCTGGCAGGGCCAGGAGTACGCGGCCTGGCCGGTGCAGATTGAGGGTATTTCCTCGAGCAGCGACGGCACCGCCTCTCGGCCGACTTTTGCCGCCGGCAACGTCAACGGGCGCGTCACGGCGCTGTGCCTGGCTTTCGAGGACATGCTCAAGTTCAAGCTGACGGTCCGTGAGACGCTAGCCCAGTACCTGGATGCGGCGAATTATCCGGAAGGCAATCCAACTGCCGACCCAACCCAGGAGGCGTTGGAAATCTGGTACATCGACCAGAAAACCAGCGAGGACGGTGAGGCGGTGGTCTGGGAGCTGTCTTCCCCGGGTGAGATCGATAATCACGGCCTGCCAGGGCGCCAAATGACGACGTTCTGCCACTGGGCCATGACCAACGGTTACCGTGGCCCGGATTGCGGCTATACCGGTGCGGCCATGTTCGACGATGAGGATAACCCCACGGATGACCCGGCCCTGGACCAGTGCAAGGGATGCTTGTCGTCCTGCAAGTTGCGCTTCGGCGAGAACAACGAGCTCAGTTTCGGTGGATTTCCTGCAGTTTCGCTCGTGAGTAGGAGCTGA
- a CDS encoding phage tail protein: MAIERFTWATEKGAEGDIVQRVRSKKFGDGYEQSVEDGLNNRSQSWPVTFNGLKGRIKEIMAFLDRHKGAKGFLWEPPLGELGLYKCNGYKLVHRGGQVYAVTATFQQTFHP, from the coding sequence ATGGCTATCGAACGATTCACCTGGGCAACGGAGAAAGGCGCGGAGGGAGATATTGTCCAGCGCGTCCGCTCCAAGAAGTTCGGAGATGGCTACGAGCAGTCGGTCGAGGATGGCCTCAACAACCGATCGCAATCCTGGCCGGTGACCTTCAACGGTTTGAAGGGGCGAATCAAGGAGATCATGGCGTTCCTCGATCGTCACAAAGGGGCGAAAGGCTTCCTATGGGAGCCGCCCCTGGGTGAGCTTGGTCTCTACAAGTGCAACGGCTACAAGCTAGTGCACCGTGGCGGCCAGGTATACGCCGTGACTGCGACTTTCCAGCAAACCTTTCATCCCTGA
- a CDS encoding phage tail tape measure protein gives MSTNFASLGIAVESSQAAKAADDLDKLVDSAEGAQKAIDDLGTTGEGLADTGKKVSQAEADVAQSIDKSTAARGRQAGASRKAADSAVAEISVISQLDKAMTGNISSMESLVQAEGLLERARKGGLVTIEEQAKYQDQLGKAYDKIEKAEAKELAQKQKLIEAENRQIEALKRTVNGIDPVTAKLAKLEAQENALNNLHKAGQIDAERYNEALAKIGKDRSGLTEAASAFDKLKLGTRQAQENVMQLANAIQAGDLGSGARAIAQLGAGAGESAKSLAGMLIPAGLLVAVLGSVGYAYFDAMKQAREFNAAINGGTNGAGQAIASLKDMADGVGRVTGNLFGAREAVVSLASGAATSGTQMRNLAEAAAAVSEVTGQGAGELAKSFATAGDTATEAASKISSQYGLITLEQYQVIKGLDDQGDSQRALDVLSEDLNQAALTRLKTYRESLSDVERDWDRIKNAIKGAYAEVRSEIFPDLAKQIEITQRVLDTRKSGGIAGAISNGLSSLNSALGLGTGEHDDSTEALEKKLAELKARQTASSNLAIVTGENADANQKAIEAQKALDAQLDNVNPLNKRKAGLEKLNNQFKALYENAEKAGQKSPLLDGVSYDGKKFSGGAYDILLKGIEDKNKDPKTAATQVDLTSFNNAKNDLAAITDTYKNYQKELEAAQKAGLLSEEDYLLRRQALIGNQLDQTTAAYEAEIAALEAAKGKKSTSAAQSIQLDQKIADARAGLVKAQKDANSQLEVLATNETGRLAKQERAISTYVQALGQQQRALELAGQRAVLGVGQGDRQNALSGELNSQQDRFAQQSLELANQKSDPSRNMSEEEFKRKSQALADANKAATDQIRQNYADVENAEGDWTKGATAAWDNYLDSARNIAGQTKSLFGNAFSSMEDSIVNFAMTGKASFSDFAKSILADMARIATRQASSALLGSLVGAAASYFGGSAAGGGNGLAAGSAGATSSNLGASSAGYSSTYFPQAKGGAWSGGVQMFANGGAFTNSIVSKPTAFGMANGKTGVMGEAGEEAIMPLTRTSSGKLGVMAMGGGGAGGTQINVEVHIDSDGNASSTADAPGYDLFGKELATFVEQKYQELRSRDMRQGGVINNAIKGR, from the coding sequence ATGAGCACCAACTTCGCTTCCCTGGGTATTGCTGTCGAGTCGTCACAGGCCGCAAAGGCTGCTGATGATCTTGATAAGCTAGTCGATTCCGCTGAAGGCGCCCAGAAGGCCATTGATGACCTGGGCACAACGGGCGAAGGCCTGGCCGACACCGGTAAAAAGGTTTCCCAGGCCGAAGCGGATGTTGCGCAAAGCATCGATAAATCAACGGCAGCGAGGGGACGGCAAGCTGGAGCCAGTCGCAAGGCAGCTGACAGCGCAGTCGCGGAAATCTCCGTCATCAGCCAGCTAGACAAGGCTATGACGGGCAATATTTCGAGCATGGAGTCGCTGGTTCAAGCCGAGGGTTTGCTGGAGCGCGCCCGCAAGGGCGGCTTGGTCACCATCGAAGAGCAGGCGAAATATCAGGATCAGCTGGGAAAGGCCTACGACAAGATTGAAAAGGCAGAAGCCAAAGAGCTGGCGCAGAAGCAGAAGCTAATCGAAGCGGAAAATCGTCAGATTGAGGCGCTGAAGCGTACCGTCAACGGGATTGACCCGGTAACCGCCAAGTTGGCGAAGCTTGAGGCTCAGGAGAACGCGCTCAATAACCTGCATAAAGCTGGTCAGATCGATGCAGAGCGCTACAACGAGGCTCTGGCTAAGATCGGGAAGGACCGGTCGGGGCTTACTGAAGCCGCTAGCGCTTTCGACAAGCTGAAGCTCGGTACCCGTCAAGCTCAAGAAAACGTCATGCAGTTGGCTAACGCCATCCAGGCAGGCGATCTGGGCAGTGGGGCGCGTGCGATCGCTCAGCTGGGGGCTGGCGCCGGTGAATCGGCGAAAAGCCTGGCAGGGATGCTGATTCCGGCCGGCCTGCTGGTCGCTGTACTCGGCTCGGTTGGCTATGCCTACTTCGATGCGATGAAGCAGGCGCGAGAGTTCAATGCTGCGATCAACGGCGGCACGAATGGCGCGGGGCAAGCTATTGCCAGCCTGAAGGATATGGCCGACGGCGTTGGGCGTGTTACCGGTAACCTGTTCGGTGCGCGAGAGGCCGTTGTTTCGCTTGCGTCTGGCGCGGCCACCAGCGGCACCCAGATGCGCAATTTGGCTGAAGCTGCAGCGGCAGTCAGCGAAGTTACCGGTCAGGGGGCGGGCGAACTCGCCAAGTCCTTTGCCACCGCTGGCGATACAGCAACTGAAGCCGCCAGCAAAATCAGCAGTCAGTACGGATTGATCACCCTCGAGCAGTACCAGGTGATCAAGGGGCTGGATGACCAGGGCGACAGCCAGCGTGCCTTGGATGTGCTCAGCGAAGATTTGAACCAGGCCGCGTTGACGCGCCTGAAGACTTATCGCGAATCGTTATCCGACGTGGAGCGCGACTGGGACAGGATCAAGAACGCCATCAAGGGCGCGTACGCAGAAGTCCGGTCGGAGATATTCCCTGACCTGGCCAAGCAGATCGAGATCACCCAGCGTGTTCTTGATACCCGCAAGAGCGGCGGAATTGCTGGCGCCATCTCTAACGGTCTCAGTTCCTTGAACTCGGCTCTTGGTCTGGGCACCGGTGAGCATGACGACTCAACTGAGGCGCTTGAGAAAAAACTTGCCGAGCTGAAGGCCAGACAGACTGCCAGCTCTAACCTGGCAATTGTCACCGGTGAGAACGCCGACGCTAACCAGAAGGCAATCGAGGCTCAGAAAGCGCTGGATGCGCAACTAGACAACGTCAACCCTCTGAATAAGCGCAAAGCGGGACTGGAGAAGCTGAACAACCAGTTCAAAGCGCTTTACGAGAATGCAGAAAAGGCAGGGCAAAAGTCGCCACTGCTTGACGGTGTGAGCTACGACGGCAAAAAGTTTTCCGGTGGTGCGTACGACATTCTTTTGAAAGGCATTGAGGATAAAAACAAGGACCCGAAAACCGCCGCCACCCAAGTTGATCTGACCAGCTTCAACAACGCCAAGAACGACTTGGCGGCGATCACCGACACCTACAAAAACTACCAGAAGGAACTGGAGGCGGCCCAGAAGGCTGGCCTACTGTCTGAGGAAGACTATCTGCTGCGGCGCCAGGCGTTGATCGGGAATCAGCTCGACCAGACAACGGCAGCCTACGAAGCAGAGATTGCGGCGCTTGAGGCCGCCAAGGGCAAGAAGTCCACGTCGGCTGCGCAAAGCATCCAGCTGGACCAGAAGATCGCCGACGCGCGCGCCGGATTGGTTAAAGCGCAGAAGGATGCCAACAGCCAGCTTGAAGTGCTCGCCACCAACGAAACCGGGCGCCTGGCAAAGCAGGAGCGGGCGATCAGCACGTACGTGCAGGCGCTGGGGCAGCAACAGCGGGCTTTGGAACTGGCAGGCCAGCGCGCAGTGCTCGGCGTTGGGCAGGGCGATCGACAGAACGCACTCAGCGGCGAACTGAACAGCCAGCAGGACCGGTTTGCTCAGCAGTCGCTGGAGCTCGCCAATCAGAAGTCTGATCCGTCGCGCAACATGTCGGAGGAAGAGTTTAAACGGAAGTCGCAGGCGCTCGCAGACGCGAACAAGGCCGCGACGGACCAGATCCGGCAGAACTATGCGGATGTGGAGAACGCCGAGGGCGATTGGACGAAGGGCGCAACGGCAGCCTGGGATAACTACCTGGATTCGGCGCGCAACATCGCCGGGCAAACCAAAAGCCTGTTCGGCAACGCCTTCAGTTCCATGGAGGATTCCATCGTCAACTTTGCCATGACCGGTAAGGCGTCGTTCTCGGACTTCGCCAAATCGATCCTGGCGGACATGGCGCGCATTGCGACACGGCAGGCAAGTTCGGCACTGCTGGGCAGTCTGGTTGGCGCGGCGGCGAGTTACTTCGGTGGCAGCGCGGCCGGCGGCGGGAATGGTTTGGCTGCCGGGTCTGCCGGTGCCACGTCGTCAAACCTCGGGGCATCATCTGCCGGATACTCCAGCACCTACTTTCCGCAAGCCAAGGGCGGCGCATGGTCGGGCGGTGTGCAGATGTTCGCCAATGGCGGCGCGTTCACTAACTCCATCGTCAGCAAGCCCACGGCGTTCGGCATGGCCAACGGCAAGACCGGCGTCATGGGCGAAGCTGGTGAAGAGGCGATCATGCCTCTGACCCGGACGTCTAGCGGCAAGCTTGGCGTTATGGCAATGGGCGGCGGCGGGGCTGGCGGAACGCAGATCAATGTCGAGGTGCATATCGACAGCGACGGAAACGCATCGTCAACCGCTGACGCGCCTGGCTATGACCTGTTCGGCAAGGAGCTGGCGACGTTCGTGGAGCAGAAGTATCAGGAGCTTCGGAGCAGGGACATGCGCCAGGGCGGCGTCATAAACAACGCAATCAAGGGGCGATGA
- a CDS encoding DUF1799 domain-containing protein yields the protein MEGTDAFGFTAADYSTEIGIWPDNWDAFKVFEAMSTQWRTGACGVTGMDYSVLSGVIRMCGVPISQRQTIFSDFRRMEAEALQVMAEQRENK from the coding sequence CTGGAGGGCACGGATGCCTTCGGCTTCACTGCGGCCGACTACTCCACAGAGATCGGCATCTGGCCCGACAACTGGGACGCCTTCAAGGTCTTTGAGGCAATGAGCACACAGTGGCGCACAGGCGCGTGCGGCGTGACAGGCATGGACTACAGCGTTCTCTCCGGGGTTATTCGGATGTGTGGCGTACCGATCAGCCAGCGACAAACCATTTTCAGCGACTTTCGCCGTATGGAGGCTGAAGCCCTGCAGGTGATGGCGGAACAGAGAGAAAACAAATGA
- a CDS encoding phage tail assembly chaperone has translation MAKFKLIQKPTFKAAVMIQRAGYSAEKVEFEFKYLDRTALAELYTGWNERHDELSKQLGDMDLKAFTAAQIDLQADQLLDVVVGWDIEEKFTPENVRILVNSINSAPKAVLNAYAEAFNEARLGNS, from the coding sequence ATGGCTAAGTTCAAGTTGATCCAGAAGCCGACCTTCAAGGCGGCGGTGATGATCCAGCGTGCCGGTTATAGCGCCGAGAAGGTGGAGTTCGAGTTCAAGTACCTGGATCGCACCGCGCTCGCCGAGCTGTACACCGGCTGGAACGAGCGGCACGACGAGCTGAGCAAGCAGTTAGGAGACATGGACCTCAAGGCATTCACGGCTGCTCAGATCGATCTGCAGGCCGACCAATTGCTTGATGTCGTCGTCGGCTGGGATATCGAGGAAAAGTTCACGCCTGAAAACGTACGCATCCTCGTCAACTCCATTAACTCGGCCCCCAAGGCCGTGCTGAATGCCTACGCCGAAGCCTTCAACGAAGCCCGCCTGGGAAACTCCTAA
- a CDS encoding phage tail protein, with protein MAVFLPNGSTVVVASGYGNPIVVTAISNALEASVSAAAHGLKAGDFVEVTSGWARLNNRVLRVKTATADAFVLEKANTLNVARYVAGGGAGSVRKITDWVPVSQVTESAKSGGDQQNATYSFLEEDDEHQIPTTKSAIAFTLTLADDPDLPHNDVLIEADDDKKPRAVKVNLAAGGCIVYNAYASFDNVPSLNKNNIMTVTAVFAVVAKFIRYAS; from the coding sequence ATGGCCGTCTTTCTGCCGAATGGCTCTACCGTTGTCGTCGCATCCGGCTACGGCAATCCGATCGTCGTCACTGCGATCTCCAATGCTCTTGAAGCCTCGGTATCGGCGGCGGCTCACGGCCTCAAGGCTGGCGATTTTGTCGAGGTGACGTCTGGCTGGGCCCGACTGAACAATCGCGTGCTGCGCGTGAAAACTGCTACCGCCGACGCGTTTGTCCTTGAAAAGGCAAACACTCTCAACGTAGCGCGCTATGTTGCGGGCGGCGGCGCTGGGTCTGTGCGCAAGATCACGGACTGGGTGCCCGTCAGCCAGGTGACGGAATCCGCGAAGTCCGGCGGTGATCAGCAGAACGCAACCTACTCCTTTCTTGAAGAGGATGACGAGCATCAGATCCCGACGACCAAGTCGGCGATCGCGTTCACGCTCACTCTGGCTGACGATCCCGATTTGCCTCACAACGACGTGCTGATTGAGGCAGATGACGACAAGAAGCCTCGCGCCGTGAAGGTGAACCTCGCCGCTGGCGGCTGCATCGTTTACAACGCCTACGCCTCGTTCGACAACGTGCCGTCCCTCAACAAGAACAACATCATGACCGTCACCGCAGTGTTTGCAGTCGTCGCCAAATTCATTCGCTACGCGTCGTAA